The DNA sequence ACATTACAACAAACGTTATCTAATGCACAACAACAGTTAGAACAAATGTCTGATGATGAAGTGGAAATGAAGACAGATAACACGTTTTCTTCACCAGCTCATACTCACAGTCATCCAAAGGATGATCCTGAGTTCATGCTTTTTAACTCTTATGGTGAAATGGAACGATTAATCCGTCAACAGGGAAAAACACCTGAGGCCGAAGGGGTTTTGAAAGAACTACAATATTACTTTTCAATTGAAGAAAAGGATGGTTATTTCCCGTAATACATGTTAAAGGATGAAGGGTTAGGTCGAATCTAAACATGTAGTATGTGTAGGTGAAAAATAACTAGGAATTATAACAGTGGCGATTACGCACATTGCATCGAAGCAATGTGCGTAACCGTTGCTTTTTTTTAGCCTGCTACGAGTGGGTTTCTCGTAGCAGGCGGGCAACGTGGGGAGCCATTGCAACCATAATCAAAGGCATTAAAAAAGTTGGTTTGTACTTTTTCAGTGGCCTCCCTTTTTCCCAGCCTCTTTTTACCTTAATGCTAAACACTACATCTGTTTTCGTGTATAATAAGAAGAACAGAGGTGAGAAGAAATGGAAGATAATAAACAAATATCATTAAAATTACTGATTGTCTTAACAAGAGCATATGAATCTATTATTGCTCATATAGAAAAAGATATAAGAGGATATGGATTAAATCCAACAGAATTTGGAGTGCTTGAGCTACTTTTTCATAAGGGAGAACAACCCCTTCAAAAAATAGGGGAACAAATATTGATTACAAGTGGTAGTATTACGTATGTTGTTGATAAATTAGAGAAAAAAAGATTATTAAAAAGGGTTTCTTGTGATAAAGACAGACGAATTACTTACGCTCACGTAACCGAGGAAGGTAAGAAATTAATGGAAGATATCTTTCCTACACATTGGGACCGTATTGAAGAGATTACTGCGGGGATATCAGATACGGAAAAAGAAGAATTAATTGTGCTGTTAAAGAAATTAGGACTATATGCAAAACAATTATAAGAGAAGAAAATAAGCTGAGAGATAATCTTTCAAAAAATGGTTATTATATATAAATATCAGCTACACTAAACATATACAAAGTAGTTAATTAGTATTTATCGAAGAAAAGGTAGTAAATGACCTCTTCTATCTAAAGAACTGATGACTAACTTTGGTTCCAACTGTTCTCTCCACTTCCCCTTGAAGACTATCCTTTCCCCAGAGGATAGTCTTTTTTTGTGTATAAAAAGATATACTTTTAATTACAAATAACCCCCTAGTGAAAACAACATAATTGACTTATTTTATACATATCTATGAAAAAGAAGGATTTTTTTGTTCTTTATTAAGAAAAATTAAGATAAATTAGTTTACTATAAAGAACATATAGTTTATAATGTTCTTATTAGAGAACATTAATGGTATGTCTGTCTAGAACAAAAGCTATTGGTAGAAGGGAGGATGAAAATGGTAATTGAGTTTAAGCAACCGGTTCATGCACACATTTCTATACACCAGGTAAAGGGGAATCTCATTGATTCTAAACGAACGGTTATACATATCCGACATTTGTCCGCAACTTCAATAGAGTTTGAGAGTGAATTGAAATTTCCAGTATCTGAAGATGTTATTTATAGACTATCAACTACTCTTTATGAAGATCCACTAGATTTTTATGGTGAAATTCTAACCTCAGTAAAAATGGATGATAGAAAAGTATATTTCTATCAATTTAATTTACTTTTGAATCAGTCAACTATGGGTAATCAATCCTATCAAGTTTCAGATAAACAAAAATATTTAGGCGATGTAGAAGAAGGGTCAATGAAAAAAATTAATTAGGAAAAGGGGATTTATGCATGAATGGGGGGAACCTTAGAGAATTACGGAAAAAGAAAGGGATGTCTTTAAACGATCTTTCTGAGCATTCTGGAGTTTCAAAGTCCTATATCAGTTATATTGAAAGAGGAGTTCAAAACAACCCAAGCTTAACCGTTTTAGAAAAAATTTCTAAAGCGCTTGATATTGAATTGGTTCGTTTAATTGAGAAAATAAACGGTCCTGGAAAAAGTAGATAATGTTACAATAACCCCCTTCAACGCGGCTGAGGGGGGTCGTTATTTTTTAAGGCTATTCTTTAGTTTGCTTTGTACGCCATTTAGTAAATTCTAAGTATTCACGAAACTGCTCTTTGCTTACACCGGAATCCATAGCTTCTTTTACAATTTCAACCCAGGCAGAATCAAGTGATTGATTAGCTTCATTATCTCCATGTAATAATGTTTCAACAGAAACACCTAAAACAGATGATATTTTTTCAAGAAATTGTATAGAAGGATTAGATTGGATGTTTCTTTCTATAGAGCTAAGATATGACTTGGCTACACCAGCAGTTTCTGCTAATTCTGATAATGACAAGCCTTTTTCTTTGCGGTATTTTTTTACTTGTTCTCCAATCATAACATCTTATCCTCTCTTTGAGCGTATACTGTTGTAATTATAACAGTATAGATATGTTCTGTAAATAGAACCCAAGTATTAAGATTGCTTGATGGAATGAAGATTCAAATAATCTTTTACATCTTTGACTGATAAACCAAGTTGCTTTGCTTCTTTAATGAGAATAATCCATTCTTGGTCCAGAACCTCATATGTTTTAGTTGTCATTTCTACTTTCCTCCTATTACATTTCATATACTCTTATGGCTCATTGAGAAAATTGGCGTGCATTAGTACGAAGAATGATTTGAAGAGAGTGTATTGTTGACGGGCTTGTTATTATCTTTCTTCATTTTATACATAGTGGACTATTAGATTAAGTTACTGTAGTCATATTTTTAGTCACATAAATCGTGGCAAATTAGAATGTTTTAAAAGTCGTAACATCTAGGTTTTTCAGGAGTAATTACAACATGATGTTTTAATGTCGATAGTATATAGCAAATTCTTCTTTCGCTCGATTGTATCCGACATTTTTTTTGTAGGTACAAAGTTAATGGAATAGTTATAATGAACTATAGGGAAAATTTAGAAGTCATGGTTTTTAATACAAAGTAAAGAGCAATTAAACAAGATAGCAGTTGGATAAGGATAGAATTAGAGAAAAAAGAATTAAAGTAATTATATGGAAAATGGTATACGGATTTAAATGATTTTATATGTTTTTTTATGCTGTACAGACACGAGCAAGCCCATAGCGACATAGAGATAAGATAACAGTCTTTGGGGGTGAGGAAGTGTCTAGCATATTTGCAGCGATATCGTATTTTATAAAAGAAGTTTTTGTGTTTGTTTCATATGTAAAAAATAATGCGTTTCCACAACCATTAAAGAAAGAAGAAGAAAAAAAATACCTACTACTGATGGAACAAGGTGACGAGGAAGCCCGTAACCGATTAATTGAGCATAACTTACGATTAGTAGCTCATATTGTGAAAAAGTTTGAAAATACTCGTGAAGATACTGAAGATTTAATCTCAATTGGTACAATTGGGTTAATTAAAGCGATAGAGAGCTATTCCTATGGAAAAGGTACAAAGCTTGCGACTTACGCAGCTAGATGTATTGAAAATGAAATTCTTATGCACCTTCGTGCTCTAAAGAAGGTAAAAAAAGATGTCTCGTTACATGATCCAATCGGGACTGATAAAGAAGGTAATGAAATCACTTTAATCGATGTCCTCCAGGAGGAAACGGATGACATCGTTGATACGATTCAGCTTAAAATGGAGAAAAAACAAATTTATGACTATATCCATGTACTAGATGAGCGAGAAAAAGAAGTGATTGTAGGCAGGTTTGGCTTAGACTTGCAAAAGGAAAGA is a window from the Bacillus alkalicellulosilyticus genome containing:
- a CDS encoding MarR family winged helix-turn-helix transcriptional regulator gives rise to the protein MEDNKQISLKLLIVLTRAYESIIAHIEKDIRGYGLNPTEFGVLELLFHKGEQPLQKIGEQILITSGSITYVVDKLEKKRLLKRVSCDKDRRITYAHVTEEGKKLMEDIFPTHWDRIEEITAGISDTEKEELIVLLKKLGLYAKQL
- a CDS encoding helix-turn-helix domain-containing protein — its product is MNGGNLRELRKKKGMSLNDLSEHSGVSKSYISYIERGVQNNPSLTVLEKISKALDIELVRLIEKINGPGKSR
- a CDS encoding helix-turn-helix domain-containing protein, which produces MIGEQVKKYRKEKGLSLSELAETAGVAKSYLSSIERNIQSNPSIQFLEKISSVLGVSVETLLHGDNEANQSLDSAWVEIVKEAMDSGVSKEQFREYLEFTKWRTKQTKE
- a CDS encoding anti-repressor SinI family protein produces the protein MTTKTYEVLDQEWIILIKEAKQLGLSVKDVKDYLNLHSIKQS
- the sigK gene encoding RNA polymerase sporulation sigma factor SigK, whose protein sequence is MSSIFAAISYFIKEVFVFVSYVKNNAFPQPLKKEEEKKYLLLMEQGDEEARNRLIEHNLRLVAHIVKKFENTREDTEDLISIGTIGLIKAIESYSYGKGTKLATYAARCIENEILMHLRALKKVKKDVSLHDPIGTDKEGNEITLIDVLQEETDDIVDTIQLKMEKKQIYDYIHVLDEREKEVIVGRFGLDLQKERTQREIAKELDISRSYVSRIEKRALMKLFHEFYRRNQSGT